A region from the Priestia filamentosa genome encodes:
- a CDS encoding MFS transporter, with protein MRSIVASDVVAASKFNRFHLLVFLWCFYAIGFDGYDIAMYGVGLPWMMEEWNISSVQAGAVGSYSLFGMLVGALILAPVADKLGRKNVIVLCMFLFSVFTLGAGLAPNITWFTVMRFTASIGMGGLMPNAISLMTEYSPKKNRAFIVAIMYVGYALGGIMASLIGMYIVPHTDWRMLYYIGIIPLITLPLFMKQFPESITYYLARKQVGKVVGILNKVHPTGNYKETDDYKLKEAEEGAKGSPVKKLFTDKRAFSTVSIWIAVFCTLMMAYGLNTWLPKMMQDTGFSITSSLSFNLVLCVGQILGSVVGGYLAEKIGHRKILVSLFFLGAITFVALSMTSNVIALYFLIAIGGACTVGAMNLGNPYITEYYPRAIRATGIGYAQASGRIGSILAPTLIAMLMATGMNPNVLFATFAVPSLIAALGYILIQEKYGSFDKLVEEDNEGVETKEEITIVP; from the coding sequence ATGCGTAGTATTGTTGCTTCGGATGTTGTTGCTGCTAGTAAATTTAATCGCTTTCATTTGCTCGTTTTTCTTTGGTGTTTTTATGCTATTGGTTTTGATGGATATGATATTGCAATGTATGGTGTAGGATTGCCGTGGATGATGGAGGAGTGGAATATCTCATCCGTTCAAGCGGGAGCTGTTGGTAGTTATTCTTTATTTGGAATGTTAGTTGGTGCTCTTATTTTAGCTCCAGTTGCTGATAAATTGGGACGGAAAAATGTAATTGTACTTTGTATGTTTTTATTTAGTGTCTTTACACTAGGTGCAGGGCTTGCGCCTAATATCACATGGTTTACAGTTATGCGCTTCACCGCTTCAATTGGCATGGGGGGCTTGATGCCGAATGCCATTTCATTAATGACAGAATACTCTCCTAAAAAAAATCGTGCCTTCATTGTGGCTATAATGTATGTTGGATATGCATTAGGTGGAATAATGGCTTCCTTGATTGGCATGTATATTGTACCTCATACAGATTGGCGCATGTTGTATTATATTGGGATTATTCCATTAATTACTCTTCCATTGTTTATGAAGCAGTTTCCGGAATCCATTACTTATTATTTAGCAAGGAAGCAAGTTGGCAAAGTAGTCGGTATTTTAAATAAAGTCCATCCAACCGGCAATTATAAGGAAACAGATGATTACAAGCTTAAAGAAGCTGAAGAAGGGGCTAAAGGCTCTCCAGTAAAAAAATTATTTACGGACAAACGTGCATTTAGTACTGTTTCGATTTGGATTGCTGTATTCTGCACATTGATGATGGCTTACGGGCTTAATACGTGGCTGCCAAAAATGATGCAAGACACAGGCTTCAGCATCACTTCAAGCCTGTCGTTTAACTTAGTTTTATGTGTTGGTCAAATCCTTGGTTCAGTTGTAGGCGGTTATTTAGCTGAAAAAATAGGTCATCGAAAAATTCTTGTTTCCCTATTTTTTTTAGGAGCGATTACATTTGTTGCATTGAGTATGACAAGTAATGTGATCGCTCTATATTTCTTGATTGCCATTGGTGGTGCCTGTACAGTTGGGGCAATGAATTTAGGAAATCCATACATTACAGAATATTATCCCCGCGCAATCCGTGCAACTGGAATAGGTTATGCCCAAGCATCTGGGCGCATCGGTTCTATCCTTGCTCCAACTTTAATCGCTATGCTTATGGCAACAGGGATGAATCCAAACGTTCTTTTTGCTACCTTTGCTGTTCCGAGCCTTATTGCAGCTCTTGGATATATACTGATTCAAGAGAAATATGGCTCCTTTGACAAGTTAGTGGAAGAAGATAATGAAGGGGTTGAAACAAAAGAAGAGATCACCATTGTCCCATAA
- the pobA gene encoding 4-hydroxybenzoate 3-monooxygenase, with translation MRTQVGIIGAGPAGLMLSHLLHLQGIDSIILEKRSREEIEGTIRAGLLEQGTVDLMKKTGVGERLMREGHFHEGIELRFNGQSHRVNLHDLTGGKKVTVYAQHEVIKDLVAARLNVGGKIIFNAQEVSLHGIETTEPKIQFHYDKDSELQEISCDYIAGCDGFHGPSRPSIPNSVRKEYQKIYPFGWLGILTEAPPSAPELIYANHERGFTLLSTRSPEVQRLYLQVNPNDDITNWPDDRIWKELHARLEINGEWKLTEGPIIQKNIVPMRSFVCDPMQYGRLFLAGDAAHIVPPTGAKGLNLAIADVQVLARALDTYYATGNEELLKRYSTICLRRVWKAERFSWSMTAMLHRHPDHTPFEQQIQLAELDYVTSSRAAATTLAENYVGLPIEWQAGEKEETIAGFLYNE, from the coding sequence ATGCGCACACAAGTTGGAATTATTGGAGCGGGTCCCGCTGGACTAATGTTATCTCATCTCCTACATCTTCAAGGTATAGATTCTATTATTCTTGAGAAACGCAGTCGTGAAGAAATTGAAGGGACAATTCGTGCCGGATTACTCGAACAAGGTACAGTCGATCTTATGAAGAAAACGGGTGTTGGTGAACGGCTTATGAGAGAGGGACATTTCCATGAAGGGATTGAACTCCGCTTTAACGGACAGAGTCATCGAGTTAACTTACATGACCTTACCGGAGGAAAGAAAGTTACAGTATATGCCCAACATGAGGTTATAAAAGATTTAGTTGCTGCCCGTCTTAATGTAGGTGGAAAGATTATTTTCAATGCCCAAGAAGTAAGTTTACATGGCATTGAAACTACGGAACCAAAAATCCAATTTCACTATGATAAAGATAGCGAACTTCAGGAAATCTCCTGTGATTATATTGCAGGATGTGATGGCTTTCATGGCCCAAGCCGGCCCTCTATTCCTAACTCAGTTCGTAAAGAATATCAAAAAATTTATCCGTTCGGATGGCTCGGTATTCTTACTGAAGCCCCTCCATCAGCACCTGAACTGATATATGCTAACCACGAACGCGGCTTTACCTTATTAAGCACTCGTTCACCGGAAGTTCAGCGCCTCTATCTTCAAGTTAACCCTAATGATGATATCACCAACTGGCCTGATGATCGAATTTGGAAAGAACTTCACGCTCGCCTTGAAATCAATGGTGAATGGAAATTGACTGAAGGTCCGATTATTCAGAAGAATATTGTTCCAATGCGGAGCTTTGTTTGCGATCCAATGCAGTATGGACGCCTCTTCCTTGCTGGTGATGCAGCTCATATTGTGCCTCCAACAGGTGCTAAAGGACTCAACCTAGCAATAGCAGATGTGCAAGTCCTAGCACGCGCTCTTGATACTTACTATGCAACAGGCAATGAAGAACTACTCAAACGTTACTCTACAATTTGTTTACGTCGTGTTTGGAAGGCAGAGCGTTTTTCATGGTCTATGACAGCAATGCTGCATCGCCATCCTGATCATACACCGTTCGAACAACAAATCCAACTAGCTGAACTAGATTATGTGACTTCTTCAAGAGCAGCAGCTACAACTCTTGCTGAGAATTATGTCGGATTGCCAATAGAATGGCAGGCAGGAGAGAAAGAAGAAACAATAGCTGGATTTCTATATAATGAATAG
- a CDS encoding IclR family transcriptional regulator, with protein sequence MSKEGYLLSSVKNAMKILRLFSIEEPELGVTEIASKIGLSKSSTHRLILILLQEGYIVKNKDNSRYRLGLSLLTLSGVIINHKEIHRESLPILQDLVKQLGETVHINVLEGSDVVYLHKVECNHPVPLLSGIGERNPAYCSSAGKVILAYQKKELINKVLQSKLSSYGPDTITNPQKLRENLLEIKSKGYSISIDELHEGVVSIAVPIRDYTEEVIAAISVVGPKHRMSEHLFGDYVQTLNRAGERLSIKLGCIETVKTR encoded by the coding sequence ATGTCCAAAGAAGGATATCTTCTTAGCTCTGTTAAAAATGCGATGAAAATTCTCCGCTTATTTTCAATAGAGGAACCAGAACTAGGGGTAACTGAGATTGCTTCTAAAATAGGATTGAGTAAAAGCTCTACCCACCGCCTCATTTTAATTCTCTTACAAGAAGGCTATATTGTAAAAAACAAAGATAATAGTAGATATCGCTTAGGGTTATCTCTATTGACTCTCAGTGGAGTCATTATAAACCATAAGGAAATTCATAGAGAATCTCTTCCCATCCTCCAAGATTTAGTCAAGCAATTAGGGGAAACAGTACATATCAATGTATTGGAAGGAAGTGACGTAGTCTATCTTCATAAAGTAGAGTGTAATCATCCTGTCCCGCTTCTCTCTGGTATTGGGGAAAGGAATCCCGCTTACTGTTCTAGTGCTGGAAAAGTAATTCTTGCTTATCAAAAGAAAGAACTCATTAATAAAGTTCTACAGTCTAAATTATCCTCGTATGGACCAGACACTATTACTAATCCACAAAAATTACGGGAAAATCTATTAGAGATTAAGAGTAAGGGCTATTCAATTTCCATTGACGAATTACATGAAGGAGTTGTTAGCATCGCGGTCCCGATAAGGGATTATACAGAAGAGGTCATCGCTGCCATTAGCGTTGTAGGGCCAAAGCATAGAATGTCGGAACATCTTTTTGGAGATTATGTCCAAACTCTTAATCGTGCAGGGGAGAGACTATCTATCAAGCTAGGATGTATTGAAACTGTAAAAACAAGATAA
- a CDS encoding IclR family transcriptional regulator, with protein MSKDKEERKRFSTLENALHVLELFSVEEPELGISEIANKLGIANSTAHRLVTSLRSEGFITKDAHTNLYRLGTSILALGNVIIKHSKIYNISQSILKSLVQQTNETAHIAVLREFEAMYLNKIVCSHPVRLLSYIGKCNPVHCTSTGQVLLAHQSKRFIEELFQKKLQRYTSKTIIDPASLLDRLQKIKKQGYALSVEELHKGVSSISAPIYNLKGNVIASVTIAGPVQRINNNMTSNLVKSVIQSANEISQLLHYK; from the coding sequence ATGAGTAAAGACAAAGAGGAGAGAAAGCGTTTTTCTACTTTGGAAAATGCATTACACGTATTAGAGTTATTTTCGGTAGAGGAACCTGAACTAGGGATTAGTGAAATCGCTAACAAGCTAGGGATTGCCAATAGTACTGCCCATCGATTAGTAACGAGTTTGAGGAGTGAAGGATTTATTACAAAAGATGCTCATACAAATTTATATCGTCTTGGAACTTCTATTCTTGCTTTAGGAAATGTCATAATAAAACACTCTAAGATTTATAACATTTCCCAGTCTATTTTAAAGTCGCTTGTTCAACAAACGAACGAAACCGCTCATATAGCGGTGCTGAGAGAATTTGAAGCTATGTACCTTAATAAAATAGTCTGTTCTCATCCCGTTCGGTTGCTTTCTTATATTGGAAAGTGTAATCCAGTCCATTGTACAAGTACTGGCCAAGTCTTGCTTGCACATCAATCAAAACGATTTATTGAGGAATTATTTCAGAAAAAGCTGCAACGCTATACCTCGAAGACCATCATTGATCCGGCTTCTCTACTTGACCGTTTACAAAAAATTAAGAAACAAGGGTATGCTTTAAGTGTTGAAGAACTGCACAAAGGAGTTTCTTCTATCTCCGCGCCAATTTACAATTTGAAGGGCAACGTAATCGCATCTGTCACAATTGCAGGTCCAGTACAACGCATAAATAATAATATGACTTCAAATCTAGTCAAGAGTGTTATTCAATCAGCTAACGAAATCTCTCAGCTTTTACATTATAAGTGA
- a CDS encoding DedA family protein has protein sequence MEFIDIVVFMKEYGVIVFILLLSLGMIGLIIPVSNELIVMTAGYFAAFLSQNDLLLWFLTWAGMTIGTLVNYSIGRWIGVPHLLKWKTLREKLSLERGQSFIERYKKSAFPISVFIPFIRHLIPYVAGTGKSPFFLFFSLTTFGNLVWTSLFFVAGTYFHKYISVMEETVTSYGLLCFILIFVLLMVIRKWTIRNKQKARMKG, from the coding sequence ATGGAGTTTATTGATATTGTAGTTTTCATGAAAGAATATGGGGTTATTGTTTTTATTCTTCTCTTGTCCCTTGGGATGATTGGATTGATTATTCCGGTATCAAATGAACTGATTGTCATGACGGCAGGCTATTTTGCAGCTTTTCTATCGCAAAATGACCTCTTACTCTGGTTTTTAACATGGGCAGGGATGACGATTGGAACCCTTGTAAATTATAGTATTGGCCGATGGATTGGTGTACCTCACTTGCTCAAATGGAAAACATTGCGTGAAAAACTGTCTCTAGAGCGAGGACAAAGCTTCATTGAACGTTATAAAAAAAGTGCTTTTCCTATAAGTGTTTTCATTCCTTTTATAAGGCATCTAATTCCGTATGTTGCAGGAACGGGCAAAAGTCCTTTTTTTCTTTTTTTTTCTCTTACAACTTTTGGCAACCTTGTGTGGACGTCGCTGTTTTTCGTAGCTGGAACTTATTTTCATAAATATATTTCAGTTATGGAGGAAACAGTAACAAGCTATGGGCTTCTTTGTTTTATTCTGATTTTTGTATTATTAATGGTTATCCGAAAATGGACAATCAGAAATAAACAAAAAGCTAGAATGAAAGGATAA
- a CDS encoding ATP-binding protein yields MSFTTDDQERTKSVSENTPHDLVLDQNIDVKCRFSLEGTYLQVSPNCEYLLGYTEQELIDQNYQDFIHPVDLKKLHMQLEKMNDSIETFNFRIQHKDGHYIWMETTVAFIPHPETKQYVEAVAVARDISHRKKTEQHMMESEKLSVTGQLAAGIAHEIRNPLTSLKGFLQLLKMDNDHRDDFFKIMESELTKIETISNELMVLAKPKQTDFKFHRLQSLLEHVIMLLDSEAFRHSIKIEQELTEESLYVYCDDTKCKQVFLNILKNAIEAIEQDGKINVKVFKEDEHTAVIEVKDNGCGIPKHLLKKLGSPFFTTKKTGNGLGLMVCYKIIEQQNGSISIESEPNEGSTFTIRLPLYMA; encoded by the coding sequence GTGTCATTTACCACTGATGATCAAGAGCGCACAAAATCCGTATCTGAAAATACCCCACATGATTTAGTATTAGACCAAAATATTGATGTGAAATGTCGTTTTTCCTTAGAAGGCACTTACTTACAAGTATCCCCCAATTGTGAATATTTACTAGGATATACAGAACAAGAACTCATTGATCAAAACTACCAAGACTTCATCCATCCAGTAGACCTAAAAAAGTTGCATATGCAGCTAGAAAAAATGAACGACTCAATCGAAACTTTTAACTTCCGCATTCAACATAAAGACGGACACTATATTTGGATGGAAACAACTGTTGCCTTCATCCCCCACCCTGAGACAAAGCAGTATGTTGAAGCTGTTGCTGTTGCAAGGGATATTAGCCATCGAAAAAAAACAGAACAGCATATGATGGAATCAGAAAAGCTCTCTGTCACAGGTCAGCTTGCAGCAGGAATTGCCCACGAAATTCGAAATCCTCTTACTTCTCTAAAAGGTTTCTTACAACTATTAAAAATGGATAATGATCACCGCGATGACTTTTTTAAGATTATGGAATCAGAATTAACAAAAATCGAAACGATTTCAAATGAGCTTATGGTTTTAGCCAAACCAAAACAAACAGATTTTAAATTTCATCGCCTTCAGTCTTTACTAGAACACGTTATTATGCTGCTAGACAGCGAAGCTTTTCGTCACTCCATTAAAATTGAACAGGAATTAACAGAAGAAAGCTTATACGTATACTGCGATGATACAAAATGTAAACAAGTGTTTCTCAACATCTTAAAAAACGCCATCGAAGCCATCGAACAAGATGGGAAAATTAATGTTAAAGTATTTAAAGAAGACGAACATACAGCCGTGATTGAAGTAAAAGATAACGGATGCGGTATTCCAAAACATCTTCTCAAAAAGCTCGGTTCCCCATTCTTTACAACAAAGAAGACAGGAAATGGACTTGGACTCATGGTTTGCTATAAAATTATTGAGCAACAGAACGGAAGTATCTCAATTGAAAGTGAACCAAATGAAGGCTCAACATTTACAATTCGCCTTCCCCTTTATATGGCTTAA
- a CDS encoding potassium/proton antiporter — translation MDINITIFIFLCAALLMIGVITTKFSNRLGVPSLVLYILIGMGLTSYIYYDNASITQLVGIFALIIILFKGGIQAKWKHIKPILGPSTSLATFGVLITAVLVGACAKYILDLTWAEGMLFGAIVGSTDAAAVFSALGNRNIKTKLTSTLEAESGTNDPMAVFLTVSLIELINEPSTSLWSLPLDFVLEMGLGLLLGLLFGFLSIKIINNINLDSSGLYPVLALSLAIVTFSGTTLLHGSGFLAVYVMALTVGNNDLTYRLSIVRFTDGFAWMMQILMFILLGLLVFPEHLLAITWQGLVLSFILMIIARPIGVFLSMIGTKYTGKEKLFISWAGLKGAVPIVLATYPLIAGVEGSELLFNAVFFVVFTSALIQGATLSPLANKLNLAGPEQEQSPHILELVSMGKTSSEIIEVVLKEGSKVIGKELKDIYLPSEVLITAIVRGEQVVTPRGETILENHDTLYVLIPKAKRQEVKKMFQ, via the coding sequence TTGGATATAAATATTACAATTTTTATTTTTCTGTGTGCAGCTTTACTAATGATTGGCGTTATTACAACAAAATTCTCTAATCGCTTAGGAGTTCCTTCGCTTGTTTTATATATTTTAATAGGAATGGGGCTTACGAGTTATATTTATTATGATAATGCTTCAATTACCCAACTTGTTGGTATCTTCGCCTTAATTATCATCCTCTTTAAAGGAGGAATTCAGGCGAAATGGAAACATATTAAGCCTATTCTTGGTCCATCTACATCTCTTGCAACATTTGGCGTCTTAATTACAGCGGTTCTTGTTGGGGCATGTGCAAAATACATTTTAGACTTAACGTGGGCAGAAGGAATGCTTTTTGGAGCCATTGTTGGTTCAACAGACGCAGCAGCCGTTTTTTCAGCACTTGGCAATAGAAATATTAAAACTAAGCTTACTTCAACCCTTGAAGCAGAATCAGGAACAAATGACCCAATGGCCGTTTTTCTAACGGTGTCCTTAATTGAATTAATTAATGAACCATCAACATCATTATGGTCTCTTCCATTAGATTTCGTTCTTGAGATGGGGCTTGGGCTTCTTTTAGGTCTTTTATTTGGTTTTTTATCAATTAAAATTATTAATAACATCAATCTTGATTCGTCAGGTCTCTATCCTGTTCTTGCCCTTTCTTTGGCTATTGTAACTTTTAGTGGTACAACTCTTCTACACGGAAGCGGGTTTTTAGCTGTTTATGTTATGGCACTTACGGTTGGAAATAATGATTTGACATACCGTCTGTCAATTGTTCGTTTTACAGATGGTTTTGCTTGGATGATGCAGATTTTAATGTTTATTTTGCTTGGTTTGCTTGTTTTTCCTGAGCATCTCTTAGCTATTACATGGCAAGGCCTTGTTTTGTCTTTTATTCTCATGATTATTGCCAGACCAATCGGTGTGTTTTTAAGTATGATCGGTACGAAATATACAGGCAAAGAAAAACTATTTATCTCATGGGCAGGATTAAAAGGAGCAGTTCCAATTGTTTTAGCTACATATCCATTAATTGCAGGAGTAGAAGGAAGCGAGCTTTTATTTAATGCCGTCTTTTTTGTTGTCTTCACCTCTGCCCTTATTCAAGGAGCAACCCTTTCACCTCTTGCTAACAAGCTGAATCTTGCTGGTCCTGAGCAAGAGCAGTCGCCACATATTTTAGAGCTTGTATCAATGGGGAAAACAAGTTCAGAGATTATTGAAGTTGTGTTAAAAGAAGGTTCAAAAGTGATAGGAAAGGAACTAAAAGATATTTACTTACCTTCTGAAGTATTGATTACGGCTATTGTAAGAGGAGAGCAAGTTGTGACACCAAGAGGTGAAACAATTCTTGAAAATCATGACACCCTTTATGTGCTTATTCCAAAAGCAAAACGGCAGGAAGTTAAAAAAATGTTTCAATAA
- a CDS encoding class I SAM-dependent methyltransferase, translating to MSVPLENNEEYLWKDQPCPSAVKAYWFFRRLAVKDLLVYHCGAGHNSLFFAEKGLGVLGYDESNQNVIEATKKAKIRNVKNLQYLSTLEEKEHAFQGIFVANDFHVTTFSENEKFVEEMASMLREGGYLALACLAQLGEEDDKTSLLSDQDIAEFLSSHFTEVHTDLYTDIVGGKKKWFILAKKR from the coding sequence ATGAGTGTACCGTTGGAGAATAATGAGGAATATTTGTGGAAAGACCAGCCTTGTCCGTCCGCAGTAAAAGCATATTGGTTTTTCCGACGTTTAGCTGTTAAGGATCTGCTTGTTTATCACTGTGGCGCTGGGCATAATAGCTTGTTTTTTGCCGAAAAAGGTCTAGGCGTTTTAGGGTATGATGAATCTAATCAGAATGTAATAGAAGCTACAAAAAAGGCAAAAATAAGAAATGTGAAAAACCTTCAGTATCTTTCAACTTTGGAGGAGAAGGAACATGCATTTCAAGGTATTTTTGTCGCTAACGATTTTCATGTTACGACATTTTCAGAGAACGAAAAATTTGTGGAAGAAATGGCCTCAATGCTGAGAGAGGGAGGGTATCTTGCATTAGCGTGCTTAGCGCAGTTAGGAGAAGAAGACGATAAGACATCGCTTCTATCAGATCAGGATATTGCTGAGTTTCTTTCTTCACATTTTACAGAAGTTCATACAGATTTGTATACAGATATTGTGGGTGGAAAGAAAAAATGGTTTATATTAGCTAAAAAAAGATAA
- a CDS encoding DJ-1/PfpI family protein, with translation MSKKILILTGDAVEALEVFYPYYRCLEEGFDATIAAPAVKKINTVVHDFEDWDTYTEKQAYKLDSHAAFSDIKPEEYDGLIIPGGRAPEHIRMNEYVPSIVEHFFQEGKPIAAICHASLVFTVINRELLKNREMSAYIACKPEVESVGATYINKPLHVDNNLVSGHAWPDLPAVMKEFIGQLHK, from the coding sequence GTGTCTAAAAAAATCTTAATTTTAACAGGGGACGCCGTTGAAGCTCTAGAAGTTTTTTATCCGTACTACCGCTGTCTTGAAGAAGGATTTGACGCAACTATTGCGGCTCCAGCTGTAAAGAAAATCAATACTGTTGTCCATGATTTTGAAGATTGGGATACATACACAGAGAAACAAGCCTATAAACTAGACTCCCATGCAGCTTTTTCAGATATCAAACCAGAAGAATACGATGGACTCATCATTCCAGGAGGACGTGCTCCTGAACATATTCGTATGAACGAATACGTTCCGTCAATCGTGGAACATTTTTTCCAAGAAGGAAAACCCATCGCAGCCATTTGTCATGCAAGTCTCGTTTTTACAGTCATTAATCGCGAGCTCTTAAAGAATAGAGAAATGTCTGCTTACATTGCATGCAAACCTGAAGTTGAAAGTGTTGGTGCAACTTATATTAACAAACCTTTACATGTTGACAACAACCTTGTCTCAGGTCATGCATGGCCTGATCTTCCTGCTGTTATGAAAGAGTTTATCGGACAGCTTCATAAATAA
- a CDS encoding NCS2 family permease produces the protein MHPFFERRFHLAEHGTTVKTEVLAGMISFFTIVYIIAVNALILSEAGIPLQAGIVATVVTCFVGCLLVAFLGNAPLLIVPGMGVNALFSYTIVQGMGLPWQEALGAVFVAGILFTIVAFTPLSHTLSRSIPKGLKEAITVGIGLFLTLIGLEKGGIVVGGNNAILALGDFHSPEVLATVVTLLIALVLFIRNVPANFLLTIIAGSLIGHFFGVENAAPKQADVSLSNYLDVFAQFSFQGIFSVAFWIAVFSLAMVLVFENIGLIHGQTEMIGKPEKYKRSIRATAISSMLSGLFGTSPTVSTVEAASGITAGGRTGLTSLVSGLLFLVALFFLPVISLIPNTAIAPILIIIGGLMLENVKGINFKDFSEAFPAFLVIVIIPFTYSIVDGMAFGFVAYPFMKLVLGRYKEVSVPLYIIAGLFLMNFFLHGI, from the coding sequence GTGCATCCATTTTTTGAAAGACGCTTTCATCTCGCAGAACATGGTACAACCGTAAAAACAGAAGTATTAGCAGGCATGATTTCGTTTTTTACAATCGTGTATATTATTGCTGTGAACGCTTTAATTTTGTCAGAAGCAGGGATTCCGCTTCAAGCAGGGATAGTGGCGACAGTCGTTACTTGTTTCGTCGGATGTCTTCTTGTCGCTTTTTTAGGCAATGCTCCTTTGCTTATTGTTCCTGGTATGGGTGTAAATGCTTTGTTTTCCTATACTATTGTTCAAGGTATGGGGTTGCCGTGGCAAGAAGCGCTAGGAGCTGTTTTTGTTGCTGGCATCTTGTTTACAATCGTCGCGTTCACGCCTCTTTCTCATACTCTTTCACGATCTATTCCAAAAGGCTTAAAAGAAGCTATCACAGTTGGAATAGGACTTTTTCTAACTCTCATTGGATTAGAAAAAGGTGGAATTGTTGTTGGTGGCAATAATGCTATATTAGCGCTTGGGGACTTTCACAGTCCAGAAGTCTTAGCAACTGTTGTAACACTTCTTATTGCGCTCGTATTGTTCATTCGGAATGTTCCAGCTAACTTTTTGTTAACGATTATTGCAGGTTCTTTAATCGGTCACTTTTTTGGAGTAGAAAATGCTGCTCCGAAACAAGCGGACGTATCGCTTTCGAACTATTTGGACGTCTTTGCTCAGTTTTCATTTCAAGGTATCTTTTCAGTAGCCTTCTGGATTGCTGTTTTTTCATTAGCAATGGTTCTTGTTTTTGAAAATATTGGTCTTATTCATGGTCAAACAGAGATGATTGGAAAACCTGAGAAGTATAAGCGTTCTATTCGAGCAACAGCGATTTCTTCCATGCTTTCGGGACTTTTTGGAACAAGTCCAACGGTGTCAACGGTAGAAGCTGCTTCAGGTATAACAGCAGGAGGTCGAACTGGTTTAACATCTTTAGTTAGTGGACTGCTGTTTTTAGTAGCTCTATTCTTTCTACCGGTCATTTCGCTTATTCCGAACACTGCTATTGCACCAATTTTAATTATTATTGGTGGACTTATGCTTGAGAATGTAAAGGGAATTAACTTTAAGGATTTCTCAGAAGCATTTCCTGCGTTTTTAGTAATTGTGATTATTCCGTTTACGTATAGCATTGTAGATGGAATGGCATTTGGCTTTGTTGCTTATCCGTTTATGAAGCTTGTTCTTGGTCGCTACAAAGAAGTGTCTGTTCCGCTATATATTATTGCAGGACTTTTTCTCATGAATTTCTTTTTACACGGCATATAA